The nucleotide window GGCGCAGGTGATCCTGCCGCGGATGTCGCCCGCCCTTCAGGCGCGGACGCTGGCCGAGATCATGGCGGCGGCCTCCGAGGCTTTCGGTGCCTCCGGGGCCGATATCGTCGGCGGCCATACCAGCCTCGGGCAGAGCTGACCGTGGGCTTCACCGTCACCGGCCTGACCGACGCCGAGCCCATCGGCCAGTCCGGTGCCCGCCCCGGCGACGCGCTGATCCTGACGCGGGGCATCGGCACCGGCGTGATCCTGGCGGCCGAGATGCAGCGCGCCGCCCCGGGCGCCGTGGTCGCGGGCGCGCTGGCGCAGATGGTCCGTCCCAGGGCGCAGCGGCGGGGCTGCTGGCGCCCCATGCCCATGCGATGACCGATGTCACCGGCTTCGGCCTTGCCGGACATCTGCTGGGCATTCTCGAAGCCTCGGGCGTGGCGGCCCGGATCCGCCTTGCCGCCGTGCCGGTGCTGCCCGGGGCCGAGGCGCTGTCGGCGGCCGGGCATGGCTCCACCCTGCTGCCGATGAACCGGGCCGCAGCGGTGCGGATGGTCTTTTCCAAGGGCCCGCGCGCCGACCTGCTGTTCGATCCGCAGACGGCGGGTGGCCTGCTGGCGGCCGTGCCGGGGGGGCAGGCTTCGGGGCTGCTGGCCGCGCTGGTCGCGGCCGGAGAGCCGGCGGCGATCATCGGGCGCATCGAACCCGGCGCGCCCTGCCTTATCGTGGAATAAGCGCGCTCACCGCGTCCAGAACCGCCTCGGCCAGCCGGTCCAGCCCCGCCGCATCCAGCGCGGCGGCCCGCACCACCCGCTCGCGGTCCGTGCCATGCTTGGCCCGGGCCTTGCCATAGCGCGGGTCGTAATGCGCCGACATCAATTCGCCTGCCAGCGGCGCGAAGGCGCCCGCCCCGGCCATCCCTTGCCAGCGCTCGATCACCTCGCGCGCATGGAACGGGCGCAGCTTGTCCACCACGGCGGCCAGCGCCGCCGGGTCTGCGGTCAGGTCGGCATAGGCCGCCGCCAGGTAGTCCGCGCGGGCGCCCAGCGGGGCCTCGATCGTCACCCGCGGCGCCGCAACCATCGCCAGCCACAGCGCCTTTGGCACCGTCACCCGGCCGATGCGGTTCGACTCCGCCTCCACCAGCACCGGCCGGCCCGGGTCTATTCCCGCCATCGCCACCGCCAGCCGCCCTTCGAACGCCTTTTGCGACGGCTGCCCGCCCGGCATCGCCCCGAACAGCGATCCGCGATGGTTCGCCAGCGCCTCGAGGTCGATCACCTGCGCGCCCCGCGCTGCCGCCCGGGCCAGAACCTCGGTCTTGGCACTGCCGGTATTGCCGTCCAGCACCACCACCGGCGCGGT belongs to Frigidibacter mobilis and includes:
- the mnmH gene encoding tRNA 2-selenouridine(34) synthase MnmH; translated protein: MPVTLASINDLLRLGVDAIIDVRSPAEYAEDHVPGAISLPVLDDAERARVGTIYKQQSPFLARKIGAALVARNAAAHLEGPLADKGGGWRPLVYCWRGGQRSGSFSTILAQVGWRSDTIVGGYKSWRRLVVEITHDRPFTAPVVVLDGNTGSAKTEVLARAAARGAQVIDLEALANHRGSLFGAMPGGQPSQKAFEGRLAVAMAGIDPGRPVLVEAESNRIGRVTVPKALWLAMVAAPRVTIEAPLGARADYLAAAYADLTADPAALAAVVDKLRPFHAREVIERWQGMAGAGAFAPLAGELMSAHYDPRYGKARAKHGTDRERVVRAAALDAAGLDRLAEAVLDAVSALIPR